A DNA window from Andrena cerasifolii isolate SP2316 chromosome 16, iyAndCera1_principal, whole genome shotgun sequence contains the following coding sequences:
- the Tfiifbeta gene encoding transcription factor TFIIFbeta, with protein sequence MSTNLIHTEKELDLSNAGRGVWLVKVPKYIANKWEKAPGNIEVGKLKITKNPGQKAEVSLRLSEAVLALKEPGEEEIPKQHRLDVTTVTKQMLGVFSHVTPSSSSDSIVPETEKLYMEGRIVQKLECRPYADNCYMKLKLQSIKRASVPQRQVQQLDRVVQNFKPVSDHKHNIEYAEKKKAEGKKMRDDKDAVLDMLFAAFEKHQYYNIRDLVKITRQPIVYLKEILNEVCNYNLKNPHRNMWELKPEYRHYKDDEKSAESAQKKADESDDD encoded by the exons ATGTCTACGAATCTTATCCACACAGAGAAAGAATTAGATTTGAGCAATGCCGGCAGAGGAGTGTGGCTTGTCAAAGTACCTAAATACATAGCGAACAAATGGGAGAAAGCGCCTGGCAACATAGAAGTTGGCAAATTAAAGATAACTAA AAACCCTGGTCAAAAGGCGGAAGTATCTCTTAGACTTTCGGAAGCCGTCTTAGCTTTGAAAGAGCCAGGAGAAGAGGAAATTCCGAAGCAACACAGATTAGACGTTACGACTGTAACGAAGCAAATGTTAGGTGTATTTTCACATGTTACTC CATCGAGTAGTTCAGATTCTATTGTTCCTGAAACTGAGAAACTTTACATGGAAGGAAGGATAGTACAAAAGTTAGAGTGTCGACCATATG CCGACAACTGTTACATGAAATTAAAACTGCAAAGCATTAAGAGGGCTTCCGTACCACAGAGGCAAGTTCAGCAATTGGACAGGGTAGTTCAAAATTTCAAGCCTGTTTCAGACCATAAGCATAAT ATCGAATATGCAGAAAAGAAGAAGGCCGAGGGTAAAAAGATGCGCGACGATAAAGATGCAGTATTGGATATGCTGTTTGCAGCATTTGAGAAACACCAGTATTATAACATAAGGGACCTTGTGAAAATTACGAGGCAACCTATC gtATACTTGAAGGAGATATTGAACGAAGTTTGTAACTACAATTTGAAAAACCCTCATAGAAATATGTGGGAGTTGAAGCCGGAGTACCGACACTACAAAGACGATGAAAAATCTGCCGAAAGTGCTCAGAAGAAAGCCGATGAATCAGATGACGATTAA
- the Mpi gene encoding mannose phosphate isomerase isoform X2, whose amino-acid sequence MELKSAIQTYDWGKRGIDSIVATLMKSATSDFTLDEKKPYAELWMGTHPNGPSYIKELNVSLADYIKKNSKILGSEVQEIFGQHLPFLFKVLSVNKALSIQAHPNKAKAKELHQQYPTIYKDTNHKPELTIALTPFEALCGFRPIREIKEFLKVLPELRAVVGEDKVLKFMTTDEAGTSKALKACFHSLMASDPGLISLHLRKLLDRLSSLDESLRQTLHASVLERLYSDYPGDVGCFGIYFFNFVTMQPGEALYIGPNEPHAYLSGDCMECMACSDNVVRAGLTPKLKDVPTLIEILSYNCDPVSAKKLQPSREDECTEVFRPPVPDFAVAKITIPPGRSSYNIIPRSTASILIIINGKGEISSSKILYRGSVIFIPANEKIGIKVLCGCHPMLMFQAFVNV is encoded by the exons atggaACTTAAATCTGCGATACAGACTTATGATTGGGGGAAACGCGGCATCGATAGCATTGTTGCAACATTGATGAAGTCTGCCACTTCTGATTTTACATTGGACGAAAAGAAACCGTACGCTGAGCTGTGGATGGGTACCCATCCAAACGGGCCTTCGTACATAAAGGAATTGAACGTTTCTCTAGcggattatataaaaaaaaatagcaagaTACTGGGCAGCGAAGTTCAGGAAATATTTGGCCAGCACTTGCCGTTTCTTTTTAAGGTTTTATCTGTGAACAAAGCGTTATCAATTCAGGCACATCCGAACAAG GCAAAGGCGAAAGAGTTGCATCAGCAGTATCCAACTATTTACAAAGACACAAATCACAAGCCCGAGCTCACAATAGCGTTGACACCTTTCGAGGCTCTTTGCGGTTTCCGTCCAATTAGAGAGATAAAAGAGTTTCTGAAAGTGCTTCCCGAGCTGCGTGCTGTAGTAGGAGAAGATAAAGTGCTGAAATTTATGACGACCGATGAAGCAGGCACTTCCAAAGCATTGAAAGCGTGTTTCCACAGTCTAATGGCCAGTGATCCTGGTCTGATTTCGTTACACCTTAGGAAATTGCTCGACAGATTATCCAGTTTGG ATGAATCGTTAAGGCAAACTTTACACGCCAGTGTATTAGAGAGACTATATTCGGACTACCCAGGGGATGTGGGATGTTTtggcatttatttttttaattttgttaccatGCAGCCTGGCGAGGCTCTATATATTGGACCAAATGAACCACACGCATATCTTTCTGGTG ATTGCATGGAATGTATGGCATGTTCTGACAACGTAGTTCGAGCGGGACTCACTCCGAAATTGAAGGATGTGCCAACATTGATCGAAATCTTATCGTACAATTGTGACCCGGTGtctgcaaaaaaattacaaccttCCCGCGAGGACGAATGCACAGAAGTATTTCGTCCGCCTGTACCAGATTTTGCTGTTGCTAAAATCACA ATACCTCCCGGTAGATCCTCGTATAATATCATTCCTAGAAGTACAGCTAGTATTTTGATCATCATAAACGGAAAGGGAGAGATTTCGTCGTCAAAGATCCTTTACCGTGGCTCGGTGATATTTATTCCGGCGAACGAGAAGATCGGAATCAAAGTTCTATGCGGCTGCCACCCGATGCTGATGTTTCAAGCGTTCGTAAACGTCTAA
- the Mpi gene encoding mannose phosphate isomerase isoform X1, whose amino-acid sequence MRIRSGRKIFKNLNAIDKKHGKRNICKMELKSAIQTYDWGKRGIDSIVATLMKSATSDFTLDEKKPYAELWMGTHPNGPSYIKELNVSLADYIKKNSKILGSEVQEIFGQHLPFLFKVLSVNKALSIQAHPNKAKAKELHQQYPTIYKDTNHKPELTIALTPFEALCGFRPIREIKEFLKVLPELRAVVGEDKVLKFMTTDEAGTSKALKACFHSLMASDPGLISLHLRKLLDRLSSLDESLRQTLHASVLERLYSDYPGDVGCFGIYFFNFVTMQPGEALYIGPNEPHAYLSGDCMECMACSDNVVRAGLTPKLKDVPTLIEILSYNCDPVSAKKLQPSREDECTEVFRPPVPDFAVAKITIPPGRSSYNIIPRSTASILIIINGKGEISSSKILYRGSVIFIPANEKIGIKVLCGCHPMLMFQAFVNV is encoded by the exons ATGCGAATACGCTCGggtaggaaaatatttaaaaacctcaATGCGATCGATAAGAAACACGGGAAAAG aaatatttgcaaaatggaACTTAAATCTGCGATACAGACTTATGATTGGGGGAAACGCGGCATCGATAGCATTGTTGCAACATTGATGAAGTCTGCCACTTCTGATTTTACATTGGACGAAAAGAAACCGTACGCTGAGCTGTGGATGGGTACCCATCCAAACGGGCCTTCGTACATAAAGGAATTGAACGTTTCTCTAGcggattatataaaaaaaaatagcaagaTACTGGGCAGCGAAGTTCAGGAAATATTTGGCCAGCACTTGCCGTTTCTTTTTAAGGTTTTATCTGTGAACAAAGCGTTATCAATTCAGGCACATCCGAACAAG GCAAAGGCGAAAGAGTTGCATCAGCAGTATCCAACTATTTACAAAGACACAAATCACAAGCCCGAGCTCACAATAGCGTTGACACCTTTCGAGGCTCTTTGCGGTTTCCGTCCAATTAGAGAGATAAAAGAGTTTCTGAAAGTGCTTCCCGAGCTGCGTGCTGTAGTAGGAGAAGATAAAGTGCTGAAATTTATGACGACCGATGAAGCAGGCACTTCCAAAGCATTGAAAGCGTGTTTCCACAGTCTAATGGCCAGTGATCCTGGTCTGATTTCGTTACACCTTAGGAAATTGCTCGACAGATTATCCAGTTTGG ATGAATCGTTAAGGCAAACTTTACACGCCAGTGTATTAGAGAGACTATATTCGGACTACCCAGGGGATGTGGGATGTTTtggcatttatttttttaattttgttaccatGCAGCCTGGCGAGGCTCTATATATTGGACCAAATGAACCACACGCATATCTTTCTGGTG ATTGCATGGAATGTATGGCATGTTCTGACAACGTAGTTCGAGCGGGACTCACTCCGAAATTGAAGGATGTGCCAACATTGATCGAAATCTTATCGTACAATTGTGACCCGGTGtctgcaaaaaaattacaaccttCCCGCGAGGACGAATGCACAGAAGTATTTCGTCCGCCTGTACCAGATTTTGCTGTTGCTAAAATCACA ATACCTCCCGGTAGATCCTCGTATAATATCATTCCTAGAAGTACAGCTAGTATTTTGATCATCATAAACGGAAAGGGAGAGATTTCGTCGTCAAAGATCCTTTACCGTGGCTCGGTGATATTTATTCCGGCGAACGAGAAGATCGGAATCAAAGTTCTATGCGGCTGCCACCCGATGCTGATGTTTCAAGCGTTCGTAAACGTCTAA